A window of the Lactuca sativa cultivar Salinas chromosome 7, Lsat_Salinas_v11, whole genome shotgun sequence genome harbors these coding sequences:
- the LOC122195095 gene encoding uncharacterized protein LOC122195095 isoform X1 produces the protein MTRRKARGRGSASGPCSSQTTKKDRRRMKLAGGASSVDSRRGSSLRVDETEEGGREEAAKFCSSLPDARCKVRALQEAVVAKTRPSDLCGRCEQQRKKTRGKGVRWESGRQPFVAGEDLGGVCSKITMFPLFFGSSESTTGKEK, from the exons ATGACGAGAAGGAAAGCACGAGGTCGCGGCTCTGCATCCGGTCCTTGCTCGTCGCAGACCACAAAGAAAGACCGAAGGAGAATGAAGCTCGCAGGCGGCGCTTCGTCGGTCGATTCGCGAAGAGGGAGTAGTCTCCGGGTCGACGAGACTGAAGAGGGAGGGCGTGAAGAAGCAGCGAAGTTTTGCTCGTCACTTCCGGATGCGAGGTGTAAGGTCCGGGCGTTGCAAGAAGCGGTAGTAGCGAAGACGAGGCCATCTGATCTCTGTGGTCGATGCGAACAGCAGAGGAAGAAAACGAGGGGAAAGGGGGTCCGATGGGAGTCCGGTCGGCAGCCATTCGTCGCAGGTGAGGATCTCGGTGGTGTTTGCTCGAAAATCACGATGTTTCCCCTTTTTTTTGGCAGTTCTGAATCAACCACCG GGAAGGAAAAGTAA
- the LOC122195095 gene encoding uncharacterized protein LOC122195095 isoform X2 produces the protein MTRRKARGRGSASGPCSSQTTKKDRRRMKLAGGASSVDSRRGSSLRVDETEEGGREEAAKFCSSLPDARCKVRALQEAVVAKTRPSDLCGRCEQQRKKTRGKGVRWESGRQPFVAGKEK, from the exons ATGACGAGAAGGAAAGCACGAGGTCGCGGCTCTGCATCCGGTCCTTGCTCGTCGCAGACCACAAAGAAAGACCGAAGGAGAATGAAGCTCGCAGGCGGCGCTTCGTCGGTCGATTCGCGAAGAGGGAGTAGTCTCCGGGTCGACGAGACTGAAGAGGGAGGGCGTGAAGAAGCAGCGAAGTTTTGCTCGTCACTTCCGGATGCGAGGTGTAAGGTCCGGGCGTTGCAAGAAGCGGTAGTAGCGAAGACGAGGCCATCTGATCTCTGTGGTCGATGCGAACAGCAGAGGAAGAAAACGAGGGGAAAGGGGGTCCGATGGGAGTCCGGTCGGCAGCCATTCGTCGCAG GGAAGGAAAAGTAA